Part of the Serinus canaria isolate serCan28SL12 chromosome 1, serCan2020, whole genome shotgun sequence genome is shown below.
GAAACCACCCTGCATCTTGAGAAATGTTTAGCAGCTTAATTAGTTTCAGAATATAATACTGTTAACAGTGCATAACTGacagatattttctgtttatctaCATATGGTTCCTTCTTTCAGCTTCACCCATTATTATTTAAATGAGTATTTTAAGTATCTTTCCTCCTGAAAAGCAGCccctatttttccttccaatttgATTTCACAAAATATTGTCAAACATCTTACTAGTAAGAGGGTAAACAATATAGTCTATACTCCAGCAGCCATAAAGGAAGTGGCAGGGGGAGAGGAATGGATTCCCCCAAGACAGCCAGGGTTACGAATCAGGAAATGTGGGAAACAGAGGTCTTCAGGAGTGAATGATTTTGTGagattttctgtgctgcctcctgctaATCTGCTAATCCTTTTGGAAAGCTAAAATTCATGTCTCTTTCTGGAGACAGTAGAGCACAGCTGATGCTGAGAGCAATTTTTTCTGTCAGCATAATGCAGCCAGTGCTGAGGTCAtgggggctgcagaggctgtgctctGACTGCAATGGGAATAAAGCGTGCTGGCATGCACTGAGCATGAGCCAATTCCTCTCTGTCGCATCCCAGTACCTTCAAAATTtagctgtgccactgctgtgcTACAGCTCCATGGTATGACAAGTGAGCTTTCCATTAGATTCCTGGCTGTGTTAAAATCAACAGCAAATGCACTGTTCCTGCTAATTCTGAATAGCATTTCATTTGGACCTTGATGTGAAAGCAGAATACAGTAAGTTGTAAGTGACAGAAACAAATTAGTTCGGTATCTCAAGTTTCAAACCTCGTCATCTTGCAGGAAACCCTTTTGACAACTGTTGTGTCAGCTGGTAGCCAGcagggaaaatacaaaaattattaCAAACTCCAGAGTTTGTAATAATTGTTGGCAGTGTTGACTTTTTTGTCTAATATAAACCACTGAAAATCTCTTGGAAGAACAATTGCAAGGGCCAGTGACACCTTTCCCCAGCTAAAGGTGACCATGGTGCTGTCATTTCTCGGTTCCTTTGTGGTGTTCCTAGGCTGGTGGCCCAGGTACCAAACTGGAAAACCTTTGCAGGaggttgctgctgctgacagtgGGGTTTGTAATCCCTGTAAGGAGCTTCAAGTCCCTGTTCCTGTGAGGCAGCACTGAATGTCTGACAAAGAATTTGAATCTGGGCTCTTAGTGACACAGCCTGAATCTGTTTGTCCTGAAAAGTGCAAAACCTGGACTTTGGTGTGGCTCTGAACAGCTTCATGGTGTGGCATCTAGTGCATATCAGTCAGGATTGGCCAAGCTGCCATCTTTCAGGCCTTAGAAGGGATTTGTTCATTTGACTAACTAAATTAGGGTGGGCTGGAGTTCCTGTAATGCCTTTTTAActctgctgggaatggggataTGGATGGATGCTCTGGGAGAAGGAGGGGTTTAGAGGTGAGCTTCTCAGTGAGCATCCCACAGGATCCCCTGCCCAGGGTGCAGTGCATACTGAGGTCACTCCCTCTTCCCTTGCTGCAGAAGGTGCTCCACAGCCTTTTCCAGAGACCCATGCTGCCACTTGCTTTCTCACTTGCTTggaaagggagcacagtcctggTGCTTAGGGCAGTTGAGAAGAGGCTCAGGGGCATCAGGCTTCTGAGGATGGAGGGCTGAACatgctgagctggggctgtcagCCCCAGATCTTCAAACCTTACTAAGCCACCCTCTGTCAGTGGTGCTCAGCCCTGGTATGAGCTGTGGCTGGTTTGGTGCCGCAGGTCACAGGCTCTGTGCCTGGACAGGTGTGAGGACATGGAGAAAGGGGAGTCTCCTTGTCTCCTGCTTCTCTCCCTTCTAATATCTCCACAAGGAGAACCAGCTGCGCTTTATGAACCTTCCCTTTCCCACACAAGTGGTGCCTCAAAGCACCAGGCACTCCATGTACTCAGCTCACTGGAGGTGCCCCAGATGTTTGGCTGTTTCCCTTGGGGTTATGCTCACATCTGCCCTGGGTGTGCAATGGCAGAGGGCTCCCAACACTGGCTTGCTATGAAACTGGTAACTCATGAGAGCCCCATGCCTGCTGCTGAGATGCTGTGTAACACAGGGAAGTCACCTATGGGaaaaggcagggctgcagcttaCTGACTTAGGATGATGGTAGATATGTTTAAAGCTACTACCCTTGGCTGTGAATGGCTTGGCTCTATGCTGCAGGCCTGTGCCAGACTGTTAAAATCATGTTGTCATTCCATGGTGTATTTTCTATCTTATATCAGAAGGGTTTAAAACTTGTGTGTGTTGTTTTACTTAACATTTCATTGATGACCGAGGgttacttttaaaaaacttttgtTTCTTCATCTACTTCAAGTGcatattttcttcatatttaagGTAATACCTTATGCTTCAAGCTAGGCAGCTGTGCAATCTCAACTGGATCAGAGCTACCTCTTTTTCTAGAGCAAAACCAATCCCAGATGATCCATCTCTTTAAAGCTTGGGCAATCAATGCTCCCAATATTACCTATACAAAAAAAGTCATTATAATGTAAATGCAGAGTCCTGGTGCTTTGCCTTAAATACAACAAATGCCATCTCAGTTATATAAATTTATACAGGTTAAAAAACAATGACTGTGTTCTTATATGAACAAAAGCTCTTAAAGGTATTGCCCACACCGTACAAGCTTCTGGAAGGCTTTCTTGAAATCTTCATTAAAGATTGTGTAGATTAAAGGGTTAATAAGGGAGTTTATATATCCCAGCCATGCTAGGAAATTAGACATGTCCTCTGAGATGTGACATGTTTCACAGGTATTAACAACTACTTCTTTTACAAAAAATGGGAGCCAGCAGATCACAAATGCCCCCAGGATCAAACCCAGTGTCGTTGCTGCCTTTCTCTCTCTCGTGCTGGAGattctctgttttttccaggatttctcGTGCTTGGATTCAGACCTGGGACTTCGTAGGGTGATGTTGATTTTATCAGAGCTCACCAGCGGATCTGAGGTTTTCTCTGTTGTGCTGGGCATTGAAGTTGATTTGGTGCTTCTTTCACCTGCATCCAAAAGGACTTGTCCATTCACGCCCTCCTCCCTCACGATCCGGCTGACACTTCTCCTGTGAAATGTCTTTGCTGCTTTGTAGATCTTGTAGTAAAGGATCAGGATCAAGGCCAGAGGGATGTAGAAGGCGCCAAATGTGGAGTAAATGGTGAAAACAATGTGGTCGTGTTTGATGATGCATTCGTCCTCCCTGCTGGTTGTCTGGTGCCTCCAAAACAAAGGTGGCATGGAGATAAAAATGGATATGATCCATACAACTGCTATCATGATGCCAGCGTGCTTAGGTGTCCTTTTCCGGGCATATTCCACGGCATCCGTGATCGCTCTGTACCGGTCCAGAGCAATGGCGGAGAGGTGCAAGATGGAACAAGTGCAGCACGTGATGTCCACGCTCAGCCAAATGTCACACACCACCTGCCCCATGATCCAGGTCTCCTTTACGATGTAGACAATGCTGAAGGGCATCACCAGGACTGCCACAAGGAAGTCAGTCACTGCAAGAGAGCAGATTAGATAGTTGGCGGGGTGGTGGAGCTTTCTTGTCACAATTATTGCAGTCATCACGAGAGAATTGATGGCCGTTGTCATTAGAGCCAGCACAGACAGGGTAATGGAAATGAGAATCTTGGATGTCACCCATTTGAAAGGTTCTTCTGATGTGCTGTTTTGTTCAGTTGCATTTATTAAATCCATGTTCCCTTTTAAAGATGATCTTTACCCGTAGCAGTTACCTGTTGGAAAAGTAAAAACATTCAGATGACACACCCTTGATTTTTGTCGTCTTAAAAGACTATGGGCCCTAAGCTTACAAGAAGTTCAGACTTAGCATTAGAAATGATTCTGGCTCCAAACTGCAGCCTAGTTTCTTGAGTGGCTAAAAATACTTACTTCCCTTACTTATTCTAAATGCTTTATAGAGGAGTCCTGAAACTGGTTAAATGTGAACAACCTCATCCTAAAGTAAGCACTAATACTTCTTTTTAGGCTCGTGCTGTCTGCTCCACTAAGCAATGTAATGACTGTTGAAAACAATAATGCAGCAGGCTTAATGCTTATTTTCCCCATATAAACTCGTTTTCCCCATCAATACGTGACTCATTCCTCATGTATTAGCTAAACATGGGATTTCTTAACTTGGACATAGCTttgaagagaaaacagattGTGAAACATTGCCATATGCCCTGGAGTGACACCATAcaaacaggagaagaaaaaacgGTGTGACAAAAGTGTCATTTTACATCTTCCTCTTACACATCTCTAAAATGAAACATCTTAATATGTTTTAAAGCTTCAGATGGTTCACTTATTGGCTAAGTGAAATATTAGATGTACATTAGAG
Proteins encoded:
- the HTR1F gene encoding 5-hydroxytryptamine receptor 1F, whose amino-acid sequence is MDLINATEQNSTSEEPFKWVTSKILISITLSVLALMTTAINSLVMTAIIVTRKLHHPANYLICSLAVTDFLVAVLVMPFSIVYIVKETWIMGQVVCDIWLSVDITCCTCSILHLSAIALDRYRAITDAVEYARKRTPKHAGIMIAVVWIISIFISMPPLFWRHQTTSREDECIIKHDHIVFTIYSTFGAFYIPLALILILYYKIYKAAKTFHRRSVSRIVREEGVNGQVLLDAGERSTKSTSMPSTTEKTSDPLVSSDKINITLRSPRSESKHEKSWKKQRISSTRERKAATTLGLILGAFVICWLPFFVKEVVVNTCETCHISEDMSNFLAWLGYINSLINPLIYTIFNEDFKKAFQKLVRCGQYL